GGTAAAGAGCCTTTGGCTTTCAGCGTGGCAAACGCGGCGCCCGTTAAGCCTTGCGGCCGCAGAGCGTCGTCGAGCAAGCTCGCCGGGATCATGTCCAGCGCGGTTTTCAGCTGGACCGGGTCGAGGGCGCTGTCGATCTCGAAGGTTTTGCCCCATTCGCCGAGACGACCCGTCGCTTTGAGTTTGAGCAGATTGGGTATGTCGGCTCGAATCAGGTCGATTTCGATATCGCCGCGTTTGAGATTATGTCGACTGCGCAGTTCGAATCCCACCACCGCGGTTTCGATGGTTTCGCCATCCAGTAGTAATGAAGGATTTTGCAAATTTGCCTTGAGCGACAATTCACTGCGTTCCAACCCAAGATCATGCACATCGGCGCGGAATCTGGAAACGAAGGGGCCGGTTGAAATTTTTTCAAGAGCCTCGCTTCCCTGCATGCCGAAAGTTGCTTCGAGAGAGACGTTTTTGAAATCGGCTGGATAGAGATCGCCCTTCAATTTTGCGCCAAGCACAAGGCCCTGAATCTTCATCGCCGGTTCCGAGCCTTGCGCCTGTTCGAGATCGAAGGCGAGGTTGAGGGCGACAGGAGTCGCGATGTCGGCTTGTTTGGGATTGAGGAAAGCGTCCATGCTCATGGCGACTTGCAATCGACCTTTGTCGGCGGAATAGATATCCATCGCCTGCGCTTGCGCAAATTGCGCGTCGAGCGTTAGCGAATTCAATTTAACTCCCTGCTCAGGGTCCCACAGGATCGGCGCGACGAGCGAGCCGGAAAGCGATTCGATACGGGCTGAGACGGGCTGTTGCAGATTGGCGGAAATCTGTTTCAAGTCCACCCGGGTCTGCAGGTCGATCTGCTTCGGTTGAAACGTTTCGGTCAGGGAACCTTTGGCGCTGGCGTTGACGACGATGTCGCCGGAAAGTTCGATGCCTTTCAGTTGTTCCGCTAGTTGCGGCGGGATTCGTTTGAGGATCGTTTGCAGGTCGACATTGAGAGCCTGTTCCACCGCAAAGGCGTCCTTGCCGAAATTGCTCGCCGTGGCGGAGGTTTTTCCGTTCAGCCAGTCGTCGACTTCGTAGGAAACATTAAGAGACTCAACCGCTCCGGTTTTCAGATTGGCGCGAACGGAACCTTTCGTTGTGAGAGCGGTTTGAATGGCGCCGGTTTCGGGGTGTTGGAATTGCGCCTGTCCGAGTTTGAGGTCGAAATCCAGCGCCGCCTTGGAAAAATCAGGGCCGCTGGCGGAGACCTGCATCTGGTGTTCCAGTTTCTTGAGAGACAGATTTTGCATGCCGCCTTCGGCGACGAAGAGTTTGAGATCGGCGGCGACGCGCTCGGGCAGGGCGCCGTTCACCAGCTTCATGGCGGGCAGGGCAATGTCCGCGTGGACGCCGTTCACGCGCGCGCTCGTCGGCGAATGCTCTGCCTGAATGTTGCGAGCCTGTACCGTGATGGGAGAGATGCTGATGTCGCCCGGTTTCATTTGCGGCGCCCGGCCTTTGATCTCGAAGGCTTTGACATTGATCTCGCCCTTGGCGTTCATCGGAGGGAGCAGGTCTTTCACCCAGGAGAGAATTTCTTCGATATTGATATTTCCGTTGTTGAACTGAAGCTGGAAATCGGGGTCCTGCATGTAGTCGATGACTTTGGCTTTCAGGTCAAACTGATTGTGTTCCCCCAGTTTCAGCACGAGTCGGTTCAAACTCACTACCTGAGGATTCAGGAAGGCGTGCAGGTCCATCTGCGCGCCGATTCTTGGAGGCGTCAGTTTCTTGTCCAGTTCCAGATGCGTGTTGTTCAGGCCCAGAGCGCCGGTCAGTCGACCGCCGTTGAGGTCGGCCGCCGAAAAATTCATGTTCATCGCCAACTGCGTTTTCAAACTGATTTTCGGTTCGACGCTGGACAGAAAATAAACGTTGAATTCAGAGTCGGCGAACATCGCGCTCATGAGCGCCCTGAAGTCGGCCTGAATACCGCCCTTGTTCGCCTGCAATTTAGTTTCGAGAGTCAGCCCGGTCAGTCCGGCTCGAATGCCCGGCTCGATGTTGACGTCGACGCGAATGTTTTGAATCGCGGCTCGACGCAGATCCACCGTCATCGGGATAGGAGGCAGGCCCGGCGGCGCGGACGGCGCTGGAGTTTCAGGCTTCGCCTGCGGAGGTCCTGCGAGGTCGAGGAAGGGTTGAAAGTTCCAGCGTCCGTTTTTCTGTTCGAGGTAGAGGGTCGGGTCTTCGATGACCGCTTGATTGATTAAAATATTGCCGCTCAATAATTCCAGCAGGTCGTAGCCGAGGATCAATTCCTTGAATTTGATCAAGGGTTGCGGCGATCCGATTTCAAGGCCGGAAATGCGCGCGCCGTCGAGCAGGTTCAATTGAATGGATTTGATGCGAACATGCGTTTTAAGCGTTCGCGACATTTCCTGTTGCACCAGCGGGGTGACGAATTCCGACGGAAAATAATATTGCAGGACCAGACCGGATAGAAGAACGATGCCGAAGAACAGCAGGACCAGGCGAAACAGGAATTGAGAGAGCAGACCCAGCGCCGATTTTTTTTTCTTCGGCGTTTTTGGGCTGGAGTCCGGTTCGCCTTTTGGCGGAGTTTTCTCCGGCTGAACTTTTTTCTTGATCAGGTTGATTTCCACCATACGCAGTCCCTTTAGCCCAGGCGATGTTCAATGAAAGCCGCGACGCCGTTAGCGACTTCCTCGATGAAATTCAGATCCAGCGTGTCCAGCGTGTCCTCGGGTTTGTGATAATTGGGGTTCCTGAAAAAAGCCGTGTCGGTGACCATCACCGCGGGTATCTGCCGATCCCAGAAAGGCGAATGATCGCTCAGTTGCACTTCAGGGAACTGACTGCCGTCTCCCGGCACAACCAGAGTTTCGACAGGCAAATCCGGCGTTCCCAGTTTCAAGCCGTGGACGACCTGATTGGCGAGCGGCGCAGACGGTTCGTTGGCGACCACTGCGATGAAGTCTCCCGTATTAGGGCGCGCGCCGGCGTCGACGTAGGGCGGATAACTTTGCGAGCCGGGAGTGAAATCCCGATAGCCCAGCATTTCCAGCGAGATCATGCCGGAAAATAAATTGCCCCGTTCGAGCGCCTGCTCCAGAAAAAACCGACTCCCCACATATCCATATTCTTCCAGGGTGAACGCCGCCAGAATCAGATCGGCTTTGAGCTCGACGGATTTCAGTGCTTCCGCAATGCACAGCAGGGCGGCGACGGCGCTGGCGTTGTCGTCGGCTCCGGGCGAGCGCTCCACGGTGTCGTAATGCGCGCCCAGAACAAAGGCTTCAGCCTGCGCCGATTCGGACAGTTTGGCGCCCAGTATGTTTGTGAAAATCTGCGCATCATCCAATGTCGTGGTCGCTTTGATCGAGCCTTCGAAAGGGACCGTTTCTTCCCTGACCCGAAGCCCGTATTTGGAAAACTGGTCAGCCAGATAGTCGCTGGCGGTTTTCAAATTTTGCGGAGATGTGTAGGGGTTTCGTTCGAAAGCGAACGCTTTTAAATGCCCTTTGATTTGATCCACAGAGATTCGATCCATGCACGCAGAACCCGGTTCGCAAAACGTCTAAAATTTGTCAAAAGATGCTGAATTTATTGGAGAAACTTATTATATGGGGAAGCCGTCCACAGTGTCAAAAAATTGTTTACATTTACTTGTTGAAAGCATAACATGAGCTTTATGTTACGAGTGGAATGCGAATCGGAAAATGATAAGGAAAAAGGGCCTGACGCATTTTATCTGGCTGATCGACGCTATCGGGTTATAGAGGTGATCGACCGATGGTATGGAGAGCGCTCGGTTTGTTTTAAAGTTCGGGCTGACGATGAAAATATCTATTTACTGAAGCACGACGAACGTCATGGCCAGTGGGACCTGGTTTTTTACCAGAATCCCCGTAAGTTGGAAACCCTTCCCTCGTTGCGATCCGGTCTTTTGACGCGAACGGGAAAGACGCCGGAATTGGTTGGCGGCAAGCGCTACAGCTCCCTTCACTAGCAGGACATTCCCCGAACGAATATTATAGGCGATGAACGTTTTGAAAGCCGCGGTTTGTTCTTCGGCTCTCAAACGCATTGAATAGTTATGGCGATTTCCCCACAGGCCATGAAGGCCAACGCCGGTCAACGGCGTAAAATGATTGACGATCACCTGGTGAGCCGGGGGATCAAGGATTTAAGGACTCTGGAGGCGATGAGCCGGGTTCCGCGACATTTGTTTGTCGAGGATTCTCTCGGTCACAAAGCTTACGGCGACCACCCCCTGCCCATTGGCGACAATCAAACCATTTCCCAGCCCTTTATCGTCGCGCACATGACCCAGGCTCTGCAATTGACCGGGGAAGAGCGCGTTCTCGAAATCGGCACCGGTTCAGGTTATCAGACCGCGATTCTGGCGGAGACGGCGTCTCAGGTGTTCACTATCGAGCGCATCAGTTCCCTATCTAAAAGAGCCCGTATCCTGCTCGGCGAATTGGGGTATACTAACGTGAATTTCAAGGTGTTTGACGGCGCCTACGGCTGGCGCGACCAATCCCCGTATCAGGCGATACTGGTTGCGGCGGCGGCCCCGGATATTCCTTCGTCTCTGCTCGATCAACTGGATGAGCAGGGCGGGCGTCTGGTGGCGCCGGTGGGCGATCTGGAATCCCAGCAACTGGTACTGGTCACCCGACGCGGCGATTCTTTCGTCAGAAAAAATATCGGGGACTGTAAATTCGTGCCGATGATCGGCAAATTCGGATGGACGGAAGAGGGCGAGAAGGCCTAGCGGAATCGAGTCGCCCGGTGTTTGTTCCGGGTTCAATGTTCAGGTGGATTGGCAACGCAAATATTCAAGGAGAAGCCTGTGTTTTCGAGGATCAAAAAAGAAGGTCAATTTGTTTTAAGCAACGGGGTGAAATCAGAATACGACTATGACTATGCATCGCTGACCGATGACATGAGCGCGGCTTACTGCGAATTATTGCGCCATAAGCTCGAGGCCTGGCAGGCCGATCACGGTCGCTTCAACGTCATCATCGGCATTGAAACCGAGGGCATTCGTATCGCTTATCAGCTGTCGAGAGCGATGGGCATTCCTTTTTATGTGGTGTCCCACAATCGCCTGGCGTTTGCGCAAATGAAATTACCGGCGTTCTCCGCCGACACGCATTTTCTGATTGTGGATGATATCGTCACAACCGGTTCGTCCTTTGTGCGCGCGGTGAATTTTCTTGAGATCGAAGAAAAACCCGACACCGTTACCTTTGCCTGCATGATCCGTCGCGACCCGAAAAATCTGGACTACAGCGCCGTGCAGGGCGACTTGAATAAAGAACAGTTCAACGTGCCCGACGAGCGTTTTGATTTTATCGACAAGCGCCTGGTGTCGTTGTACTGCGAATGATGCGGAATTATTTTTTGAGCAGGTAGTAGATTTCGCTACGTTCATGAAAACGACCGGCCTTGGCCCCGGCCTGGTCGCCGATGCCGAAATACAGATCGGCGCGAGCGGGACCGCGGATCGCGCTCCCGGTATCCTGGTCGACCACGAAGCGGGTGAAGGCTTCCCATGATTTGATTTCGTTGGATTCGTTCAATATGGGTTTGCGAGAGCGAATGAACGCCAGCCCCCCCGCCGGGTAAATGCCCTTGTCGGTGGCGATGGAGCGCCCGCCCACCACTTCGCTTCCGCCCGAACCCATCGGGCCGCCTTCGGAAAGAGCGAAGAAAATATAACGGTCGTTCTGGTGCAGGTATTTAGGAATATCCTGCGGATGGTCTTTAAAATATTGTTTGATGCCCTGCATCGAGCCTTGCGCCACTTCAATCACGCCGTCGTCGATCATCAGGCGACCGATTCCCTTGTAGTTATAATCATTGGCCCCGGCGAAGCGCGCCTTGCTCACCGAGCCGTCGCGAAATTGTAAAATCCCCGATCCTTGTATGTGCAGGAAGAAGCGATCGAGATCGTCGCGCAACCAGGCGATTTCCAGGCCGCGATTTTCGAGCGCGCCTTCGTCGTCGATTTGCTTGCGCGTTAGCTGGCGGGCCAGTCGGTCCGCAGATTGAGCCGCCGTCCAGTTTTCCTCTCCGTGATAGCCCACCACCTGCAAATGCGGCGGTTCTTCCGGCAATCGGTAAAGCGGAAAGCGATATTCCTCCGTGCGCATGCGGCTGGCCGGCATGATCGGCGTGTAATAACCCGTCACCAGCACTTTGTCCTTGTCGCCGCCCGCCTTGATCAGAACGTAGTCCTGTTGGATGCGTTCGCGGAATGTCTCTTCGGGTAAATTTTGAGCGATCAGGTCGAGGAAGGATTCCAGCGTATCGATCAATCGACGGTGCGTTACATAGCCCGAAGCAAAGCGTTGCGTTTTGTTGACGTCCTGAATCTTCAAGGCCGAGAGTTGATTGCGAATCGCCAGTTTGAGCGAATCCGCAGGGAGGTCGTCGTTGAAAACGAGGGGTTGATCGAAAAATTCTTCGACACCCGGTTCGTCCG
This window of the Candidatus Nitrohelix vancouverensis genome carries:
- a CDS encoding M28 family peptidase; its protein translation is MDRISVDQIKGHLKAFAFERNPYTSPQNLKTASDYLADQFSKYGLRVREETVPFEGSIKATTTLDDAQIFTNILGAKLSESAQAEAFVLGAHYDTVERSPGADDNASAVAALLCIAEALKSVELKADLILAAFTLEEYGYVGSRFFLEQALERGNLFSGMISLEMLGYRDFTPGSQSYPPYVDAGARPNTGDFIAVVANEPSAPLANQVVHGLKLGTPDLPVETLVVPGDGSQFPEVQLSDHSPFWDRQIPAVMVTDTAFFRNPNYHKPEDTLDTLDLNFIEEVANGVAAFIEHRLG
- a CDS encoding protein-L-isoaspartate(D-aspartate) O-methyltransferase; translated protein: MIDDHLVSRGIKDLRTLEAMSRVPRHLFVEDSLGHKAYGDHPLPIGDNQTISQPFIVAHMTQALQLTGEERVLEIGTGSGYQTAILAETASQVFTIERISSLSKRARILLGELGYTNVNFKVFDGAYGWRDQSPYQAILVAAAAPDIPSSLLDQLDEQGGRLVAPVGDLESQQLVLVTRRGDSFVRKNIGDCKFVPMIGKFGWTEEGEKA
- a CDS encoding phosphoribosyltransferase, translated to MFSRIKKEGQFVLSNGVKSEYDYDYASLTDDMSAAYCELLRHKLEAWQADHGRFNVIIGIETEGIRIAYQLSRAMGIPFYVVSHNRLAFAQMKLPAFSADTHFLIVDDIVTTGSSFVRAVNFLEIEEKPDTVTFACMIRRDPKNLDYSAVQGDLNKEQFNVPDERFDFIDKRLVSLYCE